A section of the Methanococcus vannielii SB genome encodes:
- a CDS encoding ATP-binding protein, translating to MVDKTTALMETTKEEIIRSVQTFRKLKNDNCGKSTASDTIIYVLDNYQDVNFTVDGLKQLLIGAKMNRSTVSKYIGKLMDTNIIYEDPFGYLRKSGTSISDISKKLLDNHIKQMTNGKPVIVDFQKEYGADTFLLDKLDSNPNDVFRMFSEAYAEAYTPLAKDNVAYYNVAIKNLPNKYRCKIGNLNSTSIGKIVEFEGIVLSASVNKVMVKKAVYSCACGKKEEYALDNVFEKDVSDKVKCNCGKYMVFDENNSKYVDIQELTLQQPVESTDNPQEPPNDITVFFETTSKIWNGKVNVIGIPFKKKQKNAPVYDIYIYAKHVVSEENASKRPLDETKIAHMKHIVEYCNNNNIDLLDKLSELLIPTIHGYEIIRKAILLQQIKGSVGLNRNNIHILLVSDPGLGKSEILRRVSKFPKNTYGSLAGTSGVGLTASIDYVKSLIGDSGRVSKPGLLVAKNGGTVSLDEVTVNDMSIHLLEAMESQTIHIAKAGATLCFPAEVAILAACNPKSGRQDKSKWLIEQIELSEPVIDRFDLIFDMNPENNRESDEEIAQKIIKNYNYVSPMVNGDTAVTTRVGEYILDYSFLMDFIEYTRALNVKIPESVEN from the coding sequence ATGGTCGACAAAACTACGGCGCTTATGGAAACAACGAAAGAAGAAATTATCAGGTCAGTTCAAACATTTCGGAAGTTAAAGAACGATAATTGTGGGAAATCAACTGCAAGTGATACAATCATTTACGTTCTCGATAATTATCAAGATGTAAATTTTACCGTTGATGGGCTAAAACAACTTCTAATCGGTGCGAAAATGAACCGCAGTACCGTTAGTAAGTACATTGGAAAACTAATGGATACAAACATAATTTACGAAGATCCATTTGGCTATTTACGTAAGTCCGGAACCAGTATATCTGACATTTCGAAAAAACTGTTAGATAACCACATTAAACAGATGACAAACGGTAAACCCGTGATCGTTGATTTTCAAAAGGAATATGGTGCGGACACATTTCTGTTAGATAAACTTGATAGCAACCCCAATGACGTTTTTAGAATGTTTTCGGAAGCATATGCTGAAGCTTACACGCCATTAGCTAAAGATAACGTGGCATATTACAATGTTGCAATCAAAAACCTACCAAATAAGTACCGATGTAAAATTGGGAACTTAAATTCAACTTCGATCGGTAAAATTGTCGAATTTGAGGGTATCGTATTGTCAGCGTCAGTAAATAAAGTCATGGTGAAAAAAGCAGTATATTCATGCGCTTGTGGTAAAAAAGAAGAATATGCACTAGATAATGTATTTGAAAAGGATGTTTCTGACAAAGTAAAATGTAACTGCGGAAAATACATGGTTTTTGATGAAAATAACTCTAAATATGTAGATATACAGGAACTAACGTTACAGCAACCAGTAGAATCGACGGATAACCCACAAGAACCACCAAACGATATTACGGTATTTTTTGAGACCACTTCCAAAATATGGAACGGTAAGGTAAACGTTATTGGAATTCCGTTCAAAAAGAAACAGAAAAACGCTCCAGTATACGATATTTACATTTACGCTAAACACGTCGTTTCAGAAGAAAATGCTTCAAAACGCCCTTTAGATGAAACCAAAATAGCCCATATGAAGCATATCGTGGAGTACTGTAACAATAATAACATCGATTTACTCGATAAGCTCTCTGAATTACTTATTCCAACAATCCACGGTTACGAAATCATACGAAAAGCGATATTACTTCAACAAATCAAAGGATCTGTTGGTTTAAACCGTAATAATATCCACATACTGCTGGTTTCAGATCCCGGATTAGGTAAATCGGAAATCCTTCGTAGAGTTTCAAAATTTCCGAAAAACACGTATGGCTCACTTGCTGGAACTTCGGGTGTCGGATTAACGGCTTCTATAGACTATGTAAAAAGTTTGATTGGTGATAGTGGCCGGGTATCTAAACCAGGTTTACTGGTCGCTAAAAATGGTGGAACCGTATCCTTAGATGAAGTAACCGTAAACGACATGTCAATTCACCTTTTAGAGGCAATGGAATCGCAGACCATACACATTGCAAAGGCAGGTGCAACTTTATGTTTTCCTGCTGAAGTTGCAATTCTTGCTGCGTGTAACCCCAAAAGCGGTCGACAGGATAAATCCAAATGGTTAATTGAACAGATTGAGTTAAGTGAACCGGTTATTGATCGATTCGACCTGATATTCGACATGAATCCTGAGAATAACCGCGAATCAGATGAAGAAATAGCTCAAAAAATCATTAAAAATTATAACTACGTTTCACCAATGGTCAATGGCGATACTGCCGTAACTACCCGTGTAGGCGAATATATTCTCGACTACTCATTTTTGATGGATTTTATCGAATATACTAGGGCTTTGAACGTTAAAATTCCCGAATCAGTTGAAAATTAA